Below is a window of Paenibacillus bovis DNA.
TGTACCATCTTTTTCGTCTGCAGCTCCTTATGAAGCTCTTTAAGAAATTCTTTATTCGTCAAATCCATCAGGATGCGGTTATCGGTATCCATCAAATAGACAAAGCGCGGTACACGCCACTGAGCTCTCCACTGTTCCATCCATCTATACCACTGCTCCATATCCTGCAGCACTCCAGCATCCTGGAAATTGGATTGGAACAGGGCCCATCTGGCCGGAGCAAGAATGGTGCGCCGATAGCGAACTCTTGGCAAATACGGCAGGTTCTCCATAGATCCCCACTCAAACGGCTGCCAGGTACGCACAGATTCAAAGGAAAGTTCACGCATAAAACGGTAAATATGGGGGGAAGCCTGGAAATTGTACATATGTCCAGCTGTTACAATAATCTGTTTTCCCAGTGATCTGGATTTCAGTACCAATCGGTCATGAGTCGCACAGACCAGCACATCGTCCAGACCGATCGCTTCTTTTCCCGGTGACGTGTTGATCCCGATTCCAATCTCGTAGTCTCTCAGATTGGGAGCCACGATCACATTCGCTGCTCTTCCAAAACCAGGAATATATGTAGCTTCAGCAAAAAGCACATCCGGGTTAGCGATCTGCTCTTTCTGACGAATTGCTTTAAACTGATGTGCCGGCTGTTCTCCCAGCATATCCATAAATCGGCCAAACGTAGCCCCTGCTTCAAAAGAGCCAGGATTGGGACCCAATACGATGTTGAACTTGCCCTCGTCCAGTTCTTGCGACGAAGCCGCCAGCACTTCCGCATATATTTCAATAGAGCTTGCGGCTTCGTCGACTTCTTCCCTGTCTCCCCACGCCTGCTCTACCATATCGTCGGTAATCAGAATTTCATGTTCTTCGTTTAATAAAGCATTTTCCATTAGCATCATCAGTTTGCGGTCGAATTCGACTCTGCTGGCTGTTCCTCCACTGATGTCGTTTGACTGATTCCCTTTTTTTAGATAGGCTTCCGGTACACCAAGCCCGGTCTCTTCGTTGAGCAGTTCCAGAATAGGAACGTCGCATGATATGCCATACTTTTCGATAAAATTATTGTGATATTCTTTCAGATGCGGAAATCCTCTTTTACTTTTGGCGATTTTCCATAATACTTCAGCTACTTCAGCAATATCCTCTCCTACCTGATGATTCAAATGGATCGTCTTGGACAGTAATGCCAGATCGACCTGAGCCATTGACTGCATTTCACCATAATTTTTCATATATTGCTGTAACTCCAGATAAGAAGACAGTCCCTGTCCCAGTTCATACTGATCATAATCGTGCATCGACTGCTTGGCTCGGGTCAGCAATTCAACTTCCGCTTCAGCACCTTGAATCCGTCCCAGCCGGCTCAAAATGTAATCCAGTGGAGAAGATAAGGTCAAAGGTGGCCGCAGCTCGCTAATCAGGAATTCTTTGGTAAACAGCTCCCACAGAAAATGAAAAATCACTTCCGCGTTAACTCCTTCGGTATCTTCGTACTCCTTGAGCATCTGCTGCATAATCATGCCGAATGCAACCGGCTGTTCACTCAGTTCCAGTGCACGGACTGCTGGCGGAGTGGCCCGCACTGTTACTTTGCCAGGTTTGGTATCCGTTCCGGTGACTTTGTTGAACATCTGGCCCATCAGCGATGGATACAGCAGTTCAATGCGTCCGCCTGTATTTTGTACAGCTTGGTTTTTTTGTACCTGCAGTTGCATAACGATTTCCGGACGCTGCTCCAGCTGGTATACGATAAATAACAGCCATTCCATATCCGGGCGTGTACGTTTCATCAGATACTTGGTGTTCAGGTTCACCTCTGTCTGTTCGGCCAGGTTCCCTGATGCAACCGATGCAAACAGGCCGAATGGTGTAGGACGGGTAGACATCCTGGACAGATACTTTAGCAGACTCGCAGCGATCTGTTTCTGCTTTTTGGGATTCTTCTCTTCTTTAAAATTAGGCATGGCTTCATGCAGGTTCTCACTCGCTACGGCAATCGCTTCCTGGACCAGCGGATCCTGAATGGCAATATCCAGCGAATCCTGAAGATCTGCCGCGCATAACTGTTCAAAATACTCCAACGGCAGTAGGGGAGTTCTCATCATAAACAGGGATAATGGAGAATAAATCTTCTCTTTTTTTGACTTCTTCTCAGGCACCATGGTTTTTATCTGCAAGCCATTTCTCCACCTTTCATCAATTGAATCCTCCATGCAAAATATAAAAAGGAGAGGAGAGAAGAATATGAATATTCTCTCTCCTCTCCTTGCACCGCAGGCTACATATTAAGCACAGGCGAAGATGCAGCTTGTACACAGGGTAGCTGTAGGATTACAGCCCGGTGTGCAAAGGGACTTACTTTTGATTTGAGGAGTAACCTCGGAACTCTTAAGTACTTGTACATCCAAATCGAACATGCCTTTTTTTTCTGCCATTATGAATGCTCCTCTCAATAAATGTATTAGATCTAGATCTGATATGAGATTAACATTAAAAGGAATTTATTATAATGTATTTCCATGCGTTTCTTTTGCGTGATTACGCAAACTTACCATCATACATCCATTGCT
It encodes the following:
- a CDS encoding lantibiotic dehydratase encodes the protein MMRTPLLPLEYFEQLCAADLQDSLDIAIQDPLVQEAIAVASENLHEAMPNFKEEKNPKKQKQIAASLLKYLSRMSTRPTPFGLFASVASGNLAEQTEVNLNTKYLMKRTRPDMEWLLFIVYQLEQRPEIVMQLQVQKNQAVQNTGGRIELLYPSLMGQMFNKVTGTDTKPGKVTVRATPPAVRALELSEQPVAFGMIMQQMLKEYEDTEGVNAEVIFHFLWELFTKEFLISELRPPLTLSSPLDYILSRLGRIQGAEAEVELLTRAKQSMHDYDQYELGQGLSSYLELQQYMKNYGEMQSMAQVDLALLSKTIHLNHQVGEDIAEVAEVLWKIAKSKRGFPHLKEYHNNFIEKYGISCDVPILELLNEETGLGVPEAYLKKGNQSNDISGGTASRVEFDRKLMMLMENALLNEEHEILITDDMVEQAWGDREEVDEAASSIEIYAEVLAASSQELDEGKFNIVLGPNPGSFEAGATFGRFMDMLGEQPAHQFKAIRQKEQIANPDVLFAEATYIPGFGRAANVIVAPNLRDYEIGIGINTSPGKEAIGLDDVLVCATHDRLVLKSRSLGKQIIVTAGHMYNFQASPHIYRFMRELSFESVRTWQPFEWGSMENLPYLPRVRYRRTILAPARWALFQSNFQDAGVLQDMEQWYRWMEQWRAQWRVPRFVYLMDTDNRILMDLTNKEFLKELHKELQTKKMVHLIERIGDTSDRWVQDEKGHYQTEFVFQLEKNRLQFAKPSIPTLSRTVSSENKIRLPGSDWLYFKLYGGDNRQDEFITNAMYDFCQQMIEQGYCEQWYFIRYNDPDSHIRLRFSGQPESLLTNLLPRVNEWAQQCLQQGLIRRVVIDTYEREVERYGGPQLIDEAEKLFSEDSRTASQLVYLLRYGKTNLPPYVLGAISALNLLGQMQLSHEQMLELLSFTVDKKLYQKEFREWRTPLMALYTGSSYEEVLTGMDGGEWIKQAFVERHMSADCFSRWIHEASRKNLLYNNSYNIISSLLHMHFNRVFGVDREMEEKCLAFARHTIDNVIQYFKHIKR
- a CDS encoding gallidermin/nisin family lantibiotic, giving the protein MAEKKGMFDLDVQVLKSSEVTPQIKSKSLCTPGCNPTATLCTSCIFACA